In Anoplopoma fimbria isolate UVic2021 breed Golden Eagle Sablefish chromosome 12, Afim_UVic_2022, whole genome shotgun sequence, one DNA window encodes the following:
- the LOC129099510 gene encoding dysbindin-like: MSSTGSTNHNKRLASETDNSQRVLDNDSSQHLKLRERQRFFEEVYQHDVDNYLPSAHLQVDCRKPPMGSISSMEVNVDVLEQMDLMDISDQEALDVFLNSGSADEGALASPLPEGEEDEEEEEEDEEEDEDAEVVYREHPPLKRQEEIHRGSKPRMSSTSSGSSDTSGAGVDTPVIQSDDEEVHADTLLLTSVPHARDEETEEEDEEERCLATKSP; the protein is encoded by the exons CGGAGACAGACAACTCTCAGCGGGTGTTGGACAACGATTCTTCCCAGCACCTGAAGCTGAGGGAGAGACAGCGCTTTTTTGAGGAGGTCTACCAGCATGACGTCGACAACTACCTGCCCTCTGCTCACCTGCAGGTCGACTGCAGGAAAC CCCCCATGGGGAGTATCTCTTCTATGGAGGTGAATGTGGACGTCCTGGAGCAGATGGACCTGATGGACATCTCTGACCAGGAGGCCCTCGACGTGTTCCTCAACTCAGGCTCAGCAGACGAAGGAGCGCTGGCATCTCCACTTCCAG AGGgcgaggaggatgaagaagaagaagaagaagatgaggaggaggatgaagatgcaGAAGTTGTGTACCGTGAGCACCCGCCTTTGAAACGGCAAGAAGAAATCCACCGCGGCTCGAAGCCCCGCATGTCCTCTACATCATCTGGTTCCAGTGACACCAGCGGGGCTGGAGTCGACACGCCTGTGATCCAGTCGGACGATGAAGAAGTCCACGCCGACACTCTGCTGCTGACCTCTGTTCCCCATGCCAGGGATgaagaaacagaggaggaagacgaggaggaaagATGCCTTGCAACTAAATCTCCATAA